In Lentilactobacillus sp. SPB1-3, the sequence CAACTTTTCGTTTGGCATCTCAAAAAGTTTGAATTTTAATGTAGAACTTCCAGCATTAATAGCAATCGATTTTCCCATAATAGTAATTACTCCTCAATTTTATTTGGACATATTATTTTTACGCCACTCATCAATTTCAGTAAGGAAATTTTGAACTCCCTTAGCGTCTTTGAATGACGGAAATTCACCTAACATAACTGGTTCAGCCTGCTTAGCATCGCCACCGACCTTCTGCAAAATTAAAATCGACTTTTGAGCCGTTTCGTTTGCAAATAAATCCTTTGGTAGATTAAGCAATCCCTGTAAATAAACTTTGCCTTGCATCCATTTTAGCAAAGATTTGGCTTCATCGGACTTAAATATTGCAGATGGAACGAGAAAAATTCCCACTCCACCATCCGCTAGATGATTTGCTGCCATCTCAAGAAACAAATGATGAACGAAAGAATGGCCTTTTTCTGCCTTTGTTTCGAAATTAGCAACATTTTCATCAATTGGATAATAGCCGATTGGTAAATCTGAAACAATTAGATCTACCTTGGGAACCATCACGTCGGTGATTGCATCTTCGTGATACAAGTCAGCTTGAATCTGTTGAAGCTCAAATGAACTGGCAGCAATTTCAAACATGGCATCATCATTTTCTAATCCATAGGGATGAGCTTCAACATTAATATTGTTGGTTAGGCCATTGATTACAGTAGTTAATAAGTTTCCTGTTCCCATTGCTGGATCCAGGATACTAAGGGACTGGCGATTTTCTAATAATCCAGAAGCGATATAACTTACTACGTCACCAATTGTATCTGGAGTTAACTGATAATTAGCTTGCAATTGATCCGCCTTTGAAACTTTCAAAATCATCATTTGCAAAGCCTTACGCATCGTATTCGGTTCGTATTCGATTTGATCAAACTTATCGATTTCGGTCTGAATTCTCTTTGCATCAGCATCACTGATTTCTCCACCTTGAGGAGAACCATCAAGAATATCACCCAATGCTTCTATCAGCGCATCCACCGATGACGAATCTCTGGTATTTTTTACAATTCCAGTAATCGTATCGAACACATTAAAAATTTTGGTAATCTGTTCATCACTCAGCTTACTCAGCCCCTTTTCACAAGTATTTGTACTGTTAAATACTACCAGAAAAGGGGTATGAAATTCAAGATAGATATTAGTTCACAAAGTCTATTTTAACGGTAACTTTCGACTAATTCGCCGATATTGCTATGTTGATGATAAAAACCCGTTACTTGAATAATTAAACAGAAAGTGATGATAGTGGCAAATATAATTGCGACGACCGTTAAATAACCTGATTGCTGTTCATTTCTTTGAAGAAACCAAAGCTCGATATCTCTCACCATTTTCAAAAATGACCGTAATTTCCGGTCTATCCTTTGCCTTGCTGAATTCAATTTTCTTAACATTTTGAACGAGCGGAATGTATCCATTAGTTTCACCTGCTAACGTGACGATGTTTTTAACTTTTTTAATCCGATAATACTTGTTATTCGATTTACTATCTAACAAAATTCCTTGTTTCTTTGGATTCTCAAATTTGAATTTAAATTTGTCATTTTCTATCAAACTAATAAATCTATAAAAAGAAATTTGCTGATAGTTCGCGGGGGTGTTCACAATTTTTAAATTCCACAACAAAATACCAAAACTAAATATGATAATTGCCATACTAACAATTGTTTCAGCAAGTAAAAAACCACCGCTATGGTTTCTTATTTTTGGCATTCGCCACCACCTCATATTTAATTCGACTTTGCTCTAAACGAAGATGGTCTTGGACATTTTGTTGATATATTTCATGACTGATCATTAGGTACAAACTACTGAATAAAGTTATGATAGTTAATCCTATCAATGAATCAATCAAGGTAAATCCTGATAGATTATTTTTCCTCAATAACGAAGCCTCCCCAACCCAATTGAATTTTTTGTTTATACACAACTTGATTAAAATCATTTAACCAGCGAATACTTTGTGGACTTGAAAAGCCACTATCTGTAATGATAATTTCCTTATGGTTATTAGGATGAATAGTCGGGGGATACCTAATTTTAAAGCCATCTGTTTTAGAACGATATTCGTAAAAATGAATTTCATTTTTATCACTTTCAATTGAAATTTTAGTCATCGAATGCTTAAGCAAACAATGATTTTGCACAGTTTTAAAACATCGATTATATTCTTCAAAAAATACTCGTTCAGATAATTTTCTCTGACGTAACGCGGTCCCAAAACTAATAGTCAATCCAAGAATTAGTGAAGTCACCATTAACACCACAACACTCTCCGCCACGGTAAATCCCGACCTATTTAACAACTTCATTGTTCTTAATTTCAATTCCACTTGCTTGGGCTTCTTTTAGCTGCTTTTGACTAAGGTAGCCTTTTTTCTGTAAATCAATCAAAGTAACTTTAGATTGATTGGGAAACTCGGTCTCGTACGCATCAAATTGAGATTGAACCACGGATACCATGGCATTTGCATGAATCCCTTGTGCATGTTTACGTTGGTTAGATAAATTGGGGATGATAATTAAAATCAACAGCGAAATTATAAAAAGAACTATTGTCATCTCAATCAACGTAAATCCGCCTGCTTGTTTCTTGATTTTATTGTTTAAAATTGTCTTTTTCATTCTTAATAAATCTCCTTCAATGAGCCATAAATCGGCATCAATAGTTGGTAATATGCCAATACAATTGCTACACCAATGGCGCAAAACATTACAGGCTGCACCAAGTTGATCAATCGGTCGACTCTTCTCGAAAATTCCTCAAAATGCTTCTGGGAATAAGCGTTCATTGATTGGGCAATTTGTGGGGTCGTTAAGCCAGTATTAAAAAAATTGATCATCTCTTTTGAAATAAAGGCATATTTTGACACAACGATCTTGATGTCTACACCATCAACCAATTCTCGGTTTAACGAGGTACCTAAATTGTGTAGCAATGAATTCCTTTCAAAGGTGTTTAACAATTCAATAATTTCTTTACTAGGTAGACCATTTCTTAACATAACAGCCAAATTACCAGCTAAATAATAATTTATATATGACTGCATTACTTGACCCACCAACGGAAATCGAATTAAAATCGCCATCTTTTGAATCTTAGTTTTTTGCTTAACCTCATATGCTGCAGTTCCAAGTATTATCAAGAACATAAAAATCACACACCATGTAAATAAATTATGTGAATCCACTGAAGTATTGGTAGTAGCGATTTCGGAAACACTTGGCATAATCACGACTTTAATTCCCACGACTAATAACGTGAGCATACCCAATAAAAAGAATGGATAAAGCAGAATTTCTTGAATTTTTTTCATTTGTCGTTGTCTTGCTTCAAAGAACCGACCTAGTTCGGTCAAAGTTACCGACAGTTGCCCATGACGTTCAGCCACCATAAGTTGTTGATATGTTTCCACGTCAATAAAAGGTCTAACACTGAGTGCAAACTGCATCCCATTAGACAAATCATTTGCAATTTGACTGACTGCCTTAGCAAGTTTAGGCTCCGTCTCAACCGTGAATTCAAGAGCATGATCAAGTGAAAAACCTGAAGCAATTAAATTCCCGACATTTTTGAAGAAATAAGCTTTGGTATTAATCGGCCACTTATCCGAATTCATAGCGTTCAGCTTCCACATCAGTGATTTCACCATTTGTGACCCCCTGTTTTAAATACATTTGCCACTCATGCCAATCGTAACTAAGATGCTTTAGTTCCTTGGCAGAATGACTGATTAATAAACCTTGCTTTGCACCATCAACTGTCTCCAATATTCTTTGATATGCAACTCCAGTTAGAGCCTGATCAATAAATTGCTGCTCAATTCCAAGATTTTGTAACCGCTGAATAACCCCAGTTGGACTTTGGGAATGAACCGTTGTAAGTACTAAATGTCCTGATAAAGCGGCTTGAATCGCCGCGTTTGCGGTCTGATTATCTCTGATTTCACCAACAATAAATACGTCCGGTCTATGACGAAGTCCCACTTTTATTAATTCAGAATAATTTAATCCAGCGGCCTCATTTATTTGAAGCTGTAAAAAAGATTGATTATTCAACTCAACAGGATCCTCAATTGTCATGATTACCTGTTCTTTGCTCAACTCGGAGGCTAATTTATAGATTGTAGTTGTCTTTCCAGAACCAGTTGGGCCGGCAAATACAATCATTCCCCGCCGATCGCACAAACTGCGAACATTGGAATATTCACATCCATTTAGAAAATGGATATCATCTGACTCGCTGTCATAAATCACCCTCATAACAAGTGATTCATTACCTTCCACATCTCCTACAGTAGACAAACGAATTGGGTATTTTTGCCACATAATTCTTCCCATTTGTGGCCGACGTTTTTCACTAACTACCATCTTGGCAGCATACTTTAAACAGTTAATTATTTGATTTGCATTATTAATATTAACGTTGTCATATCCGGTCAAACCGTGGCTAGTACGCATTGCTATCCGATATTCTTGACCTTCACAAAGAAAATAAATGTCAGAACTTTTCTTTTCAGTGGCGATCGTTAACATGTTTTCAATATATTTTTCAATTTCCATAAAATTCACCTCGCAACAGTTAATTACGTAATTTCATGAAAAAAACAACAAAAAAAGCCAACCTTTTTCAAGGTTGGCTAAAAATATATATTTTTTATTCTTCTGATTCAGGCAAAACGGCTGCTTCATAAACGTCTTGCACATCATCATTGTCTTCAAGCTCGTCGATCAAACCAGTGTATTGTGAAATCTTATCTGCAGGAACTTCAGTAGTTGTTTCTGGGAACAAACGAACTTCTGCAGTTTCCAAATTGTAACCTTTGGCTTGAAGTGCATCACGAGCACTTGCTAAAGATTGTGAGTCAGTGAAGATTTCAAACATGTCATCAGTAGTTTGCATGTCATCAGCACCAGCATCTAAGGCGTCCATTAACATAGTGTCTTCATCAGTATCAAGGTCTTCACGAAGGATTTCAATAATTCCCTTACGATCGAACATATATGAAACCGAACCACTAGCACCAAGAGAACCACCATGATGAGTGAATGCTGAACGAACAGCAGCTGCAGTACGGTTCTTGTTATCTGTCAATGCAGAAACCATGATTGCAGTACCGCCTGGTCCATATCCTTCATAAGTGATTTCTTCGAACTTAGCTCCACCAACACCTGATGCCTTATCAATAGCGCGTTGAACGTTATCTTTAGGCATGTTAGCTGCACGAGCTTTGTCCATTACCAAACGAAGTTGTGGGTTATTGTCTGGATCAGGATCACCTGCTTTAGCGGCTTGGTACAAGTCACGAGAAATCTTTTGGAAAATTTTTCCACGTTTTGCATCCTGAGCGTTTTTACGACCTTGAATATTATGCCATTTTGAATGTCCTGACATTTCCTTAACAACTCTTTTCTAAAATTAATTTAGTTACTGTTTACATACCCTATGAGTTTACCAAATTAAGCGCCCCGTTTCAAGGACACCAGTTAATTAGTCTCTTTCCTACGGTATTTATTAGTCAATTACGTTTTCATGACTGATAAAACTCGCAATTAACTTACCCATGTAACCAGGTGATTCTTTCATCCCTCTATGCAACCAATTTAAAGACAGATTAATGACAGCACCACTCATAAAATCATTCCAATAATCTTGATTCATTCTACTGATTTCATCGGTATAACTACCTGTAATACCAACCTTTGAACCAAAATAGTAACAAAAAATCTTCAGGTTCAACCGGCATTTCACAAAACCAAAAAGATCAAATCATTCAAAAACAATATAACAAAGTGATTGCCAATCAAAAGCGACCATTATCTGCCACTATAAAGAACAGCATTCATAAGCAAATTACCACCTCTGTGACTAAAGAAATCAATAATCAAAACAAATTGATCAATCAGATTATTCATTATGTTCAGGTGACAAGTCATAATGAATTAACCCATGCGTTCATCCGACCATATCAATTGGCAATTCCATTTTTGGTCTTGCAAGCTTGATTAGCCTACTTTTTTACAAGAAAAGGATTTAAAAATAAAAACGCAGCTCAGATAAATAAGCTGCGTTTTTTAGTATCAATCTTTATTTAGTTGAATCACGTTTCATCAAACCATAAGGCAAAATCACGTTTTTATCATCAATCGGTTCATCATTCATCAATTTAGTTAACAAACGCATTGCAACCGCACCAATATCATAAAGTGGCTGTGTGATTGATGACATCTTAGGTCTAACCATTTCAGTTAGCTTAGTATCGTTACTAGTGATAACTTCAAAGTCGCTAGGTACATTAACACCTGCATCAGTCATACCATTCACAATTCCGGCAGCCAATTCATCATCAGTCACCATAGCAGCAGTAGCTTTTGCTGATGCCAAAGCGGGCTGTAAAAGGGTTCCAGTTTTGTATGAACTATCAGTTTCAAAAACTAACTTATCATCAAATGGAATGCCAACTTCTTTAAGTGCTTGCTTGTATCCTTTCAATCGATACTTACTGTTGATTGGTTGACTTAATGGTCCACAAACAAACGCAACCCGTTTGTTGCCTCGGTCAATCAAGCTCTTAACTTCTTCTTGAACAGCGGCAGCATAATCAATATTCACGCTGGGTTGAATTTGTTCTTCATCGATCGAACCTGCTAATACGATTGGTGTTTTAGTACGTTTGAATTCTTCTCTTAATTCTTCGGTGATATTATTACCCATGAAAATAATTCCATCAACCTGTTTAGATAAAAGCGTGTTTAAAACAGTAACTTCTTTTTCACCATTCGAATCTGAACTGGTTAAAATGATGTTGTACTTATACATAGTAGCAACATCATCAATTCCTCGAGCAAGTGCAGAGAAGTACAGATTAGTTACATCCGGCATAATTACACCGACAGTTGTCGTCTTTTTACTTGCCAAGCCACGAGCAACGGCGTTGGGACGGTAGTCTAGTTTATCGATAACATCCAAGACTTTTTTTCTAGTAGCTGGTTTTACGTTGTTATTCCCGTTAACAACACGAGAAACCGTCGCCATTGACACATTGGCTTCACGAGCAACGTCATAAATTGTTACAGTTTGTTTATCCATAAGTGATAGCCCTTCCTTTGAAGACACAATATGTTTTCATTTGTTTTCAAAACATTATCAAATATAACAAAATTTTTCTCTCATAGCAATTTGAAAACGTTTTCATTATAAATGATAAACTAAGATTGATATTTTTTCAAGAGGAATAGCCATCCCCTATTTTCACGTATGCTATACTGAAATCACTATATATAAGGGAGTGTTTTGATTGAGCAAGATTGAACAAATACAAAATTGGCTTTCAGATAATCATAATTCTGCAGCTTTGATCACTGATCCTAAAACAATTCAATACTTGACTGGATTCTACAGTGACCCAGTTGAACGAGTATTGATGATGGTTGTTTTTAGAGATAGCGATCCATTCATTTTTGGGCCTGCCCTAGAAGTTGAAGCTATTAAGGATACTGGTTTCACAGGTCCTGTATATGGTTACTTAGATCATGAAAATCCTTGGAAAATGATTGCCGATCAAATTGACAGCCGAAAACTCAATGAAAAAGATTTCGCCATTGAAAAAACAGCTTTAACAGTTGATAGATTTGAACAACTCAAAAAAGTGTTGTCAACTGCATCATTTACAAACGATATTACCCCATTTATTGAAAAAATGCGGTTGATTAAATCAGATGATGAAATTGAAAAATTAAACGTCGCTGGAGAATGGGCCGACTTCGCTTTCAAAGTTGGTTTTGAAGCCGTGAAAAAAGGTGTTCCAGAATCAGCTGTTGCTGCTGAACTCGAATACGCATTAAAGAAAAAAGGTATTATGGAAATGAGTTTTGATACCTTAATTCAAGCCGGTGCCCATGCTGCTGAACCTCATGGAGCTACATCAGGTAATTTGATCAGCGACAATCAGCTTGTACTTTTTGATCTTGGAACCGTTTGGGAAGGTTACATCAGTGATGCTTCAAGAACTGTTGCGGTTGGTAAACCCGACGATAAATCAATGGATATTTATAATGTTTGTCTTGAAGCACAATTAACAGCGCAAGATGCTGCCAAGCCAGGAATCACAGCGGCTGAACTTGACAAAGTTGCTCGAGACGTAATCGATAAGGCCGGCTACGGTGAATACTTTATTCATCGACTTGGCCATGGAATGGGTATGAGCGAACACGAATTTCCTTCAATCATGGAAGGAAACGACATGGTCCTTCAAACAGGTATGTGTTTCTCAATTGAACCAGGAATTTATATTCCAAATGTTGCAGGTGTCAGAATTGAAGACTGTGTTCACATCACAGATTCTGGTTGTGAACCATTTACTCACACTACTAAAGAATTACAATACGTGGATTAATCATTTAAAAAAAGCAGTTTAGAAAATTAATTTTCTAAACTGCTTTTTTGTTCGTTATTATTAAAATACAGTGACTGTCCCATCAGGATAGATCATAACAGTATCTGTCAATTCATAACCATCACTATCATCAAAAACCTCTTTAGGATCAACGACAATATCAACTTGACTGTCATCTTCGTCAAAATCGTCATTGGTCTGGTTATTCTTAAAAGAATCCATGGTTGTCTTTGCTTTTTGGGAAGACTGTTTCATTTGTTCAGAAATTATCTCGCGTGCATCATAGATTGCATCTTCAGCATAAAATGCGTAGTCGACTGCACAATCTCTTAAATCTTCTGCACGATTCTTAATTTCTTGTTTAAGTTGTTTTTTATTATCTTCATCTAATCTCTGATAAGCGGCGTAAATTCCGGCACCAAGTAATCCAGCAAAGATTCCGCCAGTAAATTTCTTTCCCATACCATCAACCCCTAGTCTGTATTTTTACTACTTTTACGATTTCTAAATGCCTTCCATGCGGCCTTAGAGAAAGCCCCAGCAACACCAGCCTTAGCGGTTGAACTACCAGAACTCTTAACTCTTTGAGTAAGGTTTTTAGTAGCTTCATTAAGATCTGAAACACTTTCACCTAAATCGGCAGCTGCCTGAAATACTGGCGTAGTTATATTCAATTTTTCATCAATATCCTTCACCAAAGTATTTGATGTTGCCATGATTTTATCAGTTTGCTTAGCAATAACATCAACGTTACTGGTAACCGATTTTATTGTTACATTTACTTCTGAAATTGTTCTTGCAATCTTCATTAAGAACAAACCAATAAAAAGTACTAATAATAAAAATGCGACTGCAGCGATTAAGCCTGCAATTTGCCCTGCTGTCATAATGGGTCCTCCTTATACGACGATTTACATTTAGAATAGCATTAGGCCAATAAAATAACAATGAAATTGTCTAAAACTGTATTTAAAATTAGCACTTCATTTGTTACGATTAAGAATGAATATCATAATTAAGGATGGTTAACTTTGAAAACATTTAATCAGTTAGTATCTCAACATAAATTTCCCAATATTGGTAAATACTTTGACTGGGACAAAATTTTAGATTCCATCATAAAAAACACGCTTCTCATTATAATTGTTATTATATTTTTATTGATAATCAATCGCATTGGCAAAGCCACCATTCACCATCTATTTAAACAGTATCGAAAGAGATACTCTCAAAATGTCACAGAAAAACGAATTTTAACATTTCAGACATTATCATTAAACGCTTTTTCATATATAATTTGGTTTCTACTATTTTATTGGATACTATCAATTATTGGTATTCCTGTTGGAACTTTAATTGCCAGTGCTGGAATATTTTCTTTAGCAATTGGTCTTGGTGCTCAAGGATTCGTGACAGATATCGTTAGTGGATTCTTTATCTTGCTCGAAAAACAAATCGAGGTTGGCGAATACGTTAATATCAACAATGTTCAAGGCACAGTTAGTGCAGTCGGGATCAGAACGACTCAAGTAATTGCTGATGATGGTACCTTGAATTTTATACCAAATCGAAGCATTCAAACCATTGCCAACATGTCACGAAACAACATGGTGGCAAAAATTCAAATTCAAATCACACCAGAGACTGACATCAATAAAGCTATTTCATTGATTGAAGAGGTTAATCAAAAACAAGCCAAAAATTACCCAGATATTGTCAGTGACCCCACGGTTGTTGGAGTTGTGTCCTTACCCAACAACCAGCTTGCTATTCAAATCAATATGACTACTAAAAACGGGGCTCAATACCATATCCAACATGATTTTCTGGGATTATATCTACAATTACTACGTGAAAACGACATTAAGCTTGGAACGAGTCCAATCAATTATAAATAAAATAAAAAGCATTACCCAAAAATGGGTAATGCTTTTTATTTTCCAGAACTGGCTTCATCCTCATTCCGGTTGTACGCCGGCAAAGCAACATAATTATCAGTAAAGTTATGAGTTAGATAATTAAACTGTTTCATAATCTCTCTTCTAGTACAGATTCCGAGAAACTTATTGTTGTCATCTACTACCGGCAAGAAATTTTCATCTTCTAAATAATGCATAATTATTTCGATATCATCAGGATCTTTCACTACCGGGACACCGGTTTGCATAACATCCTTAACTAGTAAATCATGAAGTGGTTCACTTGATATCTCTTCGTTGGTCAACATCTTTTCGGTAATCATCTGCAAAGATAGCATCCCTTTAAACTGATTATCATTATTCAATACTGGAATCTTAGCGTATTTTACTTTGGTAAGTACTAAGAAGCTATGACTAAGTTTGGCGTTTTCATTCACAGTGGCCACTAAGTCAGCATCGATCATTGGCTGTCGCTCACTCTTCCTTAAAACAGCTTCAATTGGCTTATCAATCATTAATATAAACTCCTTTATAAATCACGACGGTCAAACTGAAAATGCAAATCTGGAACTAAATGCATCTCACGATTATAGTAATCTACAACAAATTCTTTTGGCGTAATTTCGATGGTACAGAACGTCCCACCAATACTTTGAAATTCTCCTCGAGGTTGAGAAATACTTCCGGGATTAACCAGCAACACTCCTGAGCTAGCAGTACACATTAACTGATGAGTATGGCCAAACAAAACTAAGCCAGCACCTTTTGCCTCAGCAGTTAAAACTAAATTCAAGAAACTCGAGTTAACATTTTTTAGATGGCCATGGGTTTGATAAATAGTGACATCATCTAATGGGACGAGTCTCTCGATTGGAAAATCCTCGAAGTCCATATTACCCTTAACTACCAAGAACTGGTCTACCAGGTCAGATTCCTTGGATAATTCTGAATCTCCGCAGTGAAAAAAATAATCAACTTGTCCCACAAATTCAGCGTGAATATCTCTTAAAATCTGTTGATCACCGTGATTATCACTGACAACTAAAATTTTGTTCATGACCAAGCCTCATCTAATTTAGCAACTAATTGCTTGATGGCCCGACCACGATGACTAATCATGTTTTTCTCGTCAACCGTCATCTCAGCCATTGATTTTTGACTATCAGGAACCAAGAAATAAGGATCATATCCAAATCCGTTGTCCCCTCTTGCCTCCGTAAGTATTTGGCCATTCACGATACCTTCAGCCGTCATCTTATCACCTTCCGGAGATAAATATACCAAGACAGTCTTAAAATAAGCTGAACGATCTTTGCCTTTTAATTCACGCATTAACTTACTATTATTTGCAGCATCGTCGTGATCCCCAGCGTAGCGAGCGGAATGGATCCCTGGCTCTCCATTTAATGAGTCAACAACTAAGCCAGAATCATCAGCAACAACTGGTTTATTAACTACTTTCATAACTGCTCGGGCCTTGATTTCTGCATTCTCTTCAAACGAATTACCATTTTCATTAATTGGTCCAACTTCAGCATAATCGTTAAGAGAACTGATTTTGACATCAAACTTAGATAAAGCAGATTTAATTTCAGAGATTTTATGTTGATTTTGAGAAGCGATAATAATTTCAGTGGGTTTATTCATAGTCTTTCCTCTATTCAAATTAAACAATTATATTCTTAATTGCGTGTCCGTCGTCATTATAACAAATTACAACTCATGAGAAGCGCAGATCAAAAATAATTCACTTTTTTCAAACAATTTTCGAAATTTTTGAGCTTGATACAATCTGAGGGCTCCCATAAATGTTCAGAAAAAAAGAATTGGTAGATAATTCCACCAATTCCTAACTTTATAATTCAATATGATCAGCAGTAATTTTACTTTCCAGAAAATTATCTGCAACTTTAACAAAGTCATCCACGTTGCCTGTTGTATAAAAAGTATCAGCAACATTTTGTTTCAAACTCGTTAGTGCATCTTTTTTAGTTAACAAGTCTGCAACCTGTGTAGCCGTCGCTACTCCAGGATCTACCAACGTTACGCCAGGTAAAGCAGCCGCTACTTCTGCACTGATTACAGGAAAATGAGTACATCCTAAAATCATTGTATCAATATCGGAATCTTTAAATGAACCTAACTGTTGTGAAACCAAATCAAATGAATGAGCACTTCCTGCTTCACCATTTTCTACTAAACTAACAAAATCTGGG encodes:
- a CDS encoding metallophosphoesterase produces the protein MNKILVVSDNHGDQQILRDIHAEFVGQVDYFFHCGDSELSKESDLVDQFLVVKGNMDFEDFPIERLVPLDDVTIYQTHGHLKNVNSSFLNLVLTAEAKGAGLVLFGHTHQLMCTASSGVLLVNPGSISQPRGEFQSIGGTFCTIEITPKEFVVDYYNREMHLVPDLHFQFDRRDL
- the cbpB gene encoding cyclic-di-AMP-binding protein CbpB, with the protein product MIDKPIEAVLRKSERQPMIDADLVATVNENAKLSHSFLVLTKVKYAKIPVLNNDNQFKGMLSLQMITEKMLTNEEISSEPLHDLLVKDVMQTGVPVVKDPDDIEIIMHYLEDENFLPVVDDNNKFLGICTRREIMKQFNYLTHNFTDNYVALPAYNRNEDEASSGK
- a CDS encoding XTP/dITP diphosphatase, which codes for MNKPTEIIIASQNQHKISEIKSALSKFDVKISSLNDYAEVGPINENGNSFEENAEIKARAVMKVVNKPVVADDSGLVVDSLNGEPGIHSARYAGDHDDAANNSKLMRELKGKDRSAYFKTVLVYLSPEGDKMTAEGIVNGQILTEARGDNGFGYDPYFLVPDSQKSMAEMTVDEKNMISHRGRAIKQLVAKLDEAWS
- a CDS encoding mechanosensitive ion channel family protein, with the translated sequence MKTFNQLVSQHKFPNIGKYFDWDKILDSIIKNTLLIIIVIIFLLIINRIGKATIHHLFKQYRKRYSQNVTEKRILTFQTLSLNAFSYIIWFLLFYWILSIIGIPVGTLIASAGIFSLAIGLGAQGFVTDIVSGFFILLEKQIEVGEYVNINNVQGTVSAVGIRTTQVIADDGTLNFIPNRSIQTIANMSRNNMVAKIQIQITPETDINKAISLIEEVNQKQAKNYPDIVSDPTVVGVVSLPNNQLAIQINMTTKNGAQYHIQHDFLGLYLQLLRENDIKLGTSPINYK